A stretch of Anaeromyxobacter dehalogenans 2CP-1 DNA encodes these proteins:
- a CDS encoding lysophospholipid acyltransferase family protein, with amino-acid sequence MLAVFSFVYWIFFVLTLPFLFAVALVVFVLTAPFDPRRVALQLWSCAWASFYVVVNPLWRSRVVGREKLPWNGAAVLVANHLSMLDILVLYGVFRPFKWVSKAELFRVPFVGWNMWLNDCVPVWRGDRESVRKMMAHCRAHLARGAPVMIFPEGTRSPDGRLQAFKDGAFRLAVDANVPVIPIAVSGTSEALPKHGMVLRQRMRAEVHVLDPIHPSAFDGPAALREAVRDAIAAALPPEHRPGA; translated from the coding sequence ATGCTGGCCGTCTTCTCCTTCGTCTACTGGATCTTCTTCGTCCTCACGCTCCCGTTCCTGTTCGCGGTGGCGCTCGTCGTGTTCGTGCTCACCGCGCCGTTCGACCCGCGCCGGGTGGCGCTCCAGCTCTGGTCGTGCGCCTGGGCGTCGTTCTACGTCGTGGTGAACCCGCTCTGGCGCTCGCGCGTCGTCGGCCGCGAGAAGCTGCCGTGGAACGGCGCCGCGGTGCTGGTCGCGAACCACCTCTCCATGCTCGACATCCTGGTGCTGTACGGCGTCTTCCGGCCGTTCAAGTGGGTGTCGAAGGCGGAGCTGTTCCGCGTGCCGTTCGTGGGCTGGAACATGTGGCTGAACGACTGCGTGCCGGTCTGGCGCGGCGACCGCGAGTCGGTGCGGAAGATGATGGCCCACTGCCGCGCCCACCTCGCGCGCGGCGCGCCGGTGATGATCTTCCCCGAGGGCACGCGCTCGCCGGACGGGCGGCTGCAGGCGTTCAAGGACGGCGCGTTCCGGCTGGCCGTGGACGCGAACGTCCCGGTCATCCCCATCGCCGTGAGCGGCACCTCCGAGGCGCTGCCCAAGCACGGGATGGTGCTCCGCCAGCGCATGCGCGCCGAGGTGCACGTGCTCGATCCCATCCACCCCTCCGCGTTCGACGGCCCGGCCGCGCTCCGCGAGGCGGTCCGGGACGCCATCGCCGCGGCGCTGCCGCCGGAGCACCGGCCTGGCGCGTAG
- a CDS encoding DUF2267 domain-containing protein → MITHTYEVAGGVGARTPGAIGPDELDGRADWVEIPARGEGELMERLEARLGSEARTRKVLLAVLAPVRGALEGPALAAILAHLPHRFARELREAEWNLDAPVREAATGAEYLAEVSRLLQRPPRHAAAYVLAVLAAAHEVMGPAAREVAGQLPPDLADLWRGVREPGSAIAEAEP, encoded by the coding sequence ATGATCACGCACACGTACGAGGTGGCCGGCGGGGTGGGCGCGCGCACGCCCGGCGCGATCGGGCCCGACGAGCTCGACGGGCGCGCGGACTGGGTCGAGATCCCGGCGCGCGGCGAGGGCGAGCTGATGGAGCGGCTCGAGGCGCGGCTCGGCTCCGAGGCGCGGACGCGCAAGGTGCTGCTGGCGGTGCTCGCCCCGGTGCGCGGCGCGCTCGAGGGCCCTGCGCTCGCGGCGATCCTCGCGCACCTGCCGCACCGCTTCGCGCGCGAGCTCCGCGAGGCGGAGTGGAACCTCGACGCCCCGGTGCGCGAGGCGGCCACCGGCGCCGAGTACCTGGCAGAGGTCTCTCGGCTGCTGCAGCGCCCGCCCCGGCACGCGGCCGCGTACGTGCTCGCGGTGCTCGCGGCGGCGCACGAGGTGATGGGCCCGGCCGCCCGCGAGGTGGCGGGCCAGCTCCCGCCCGATCTCGCCGACCTGTGGCGCGGGGTCAGGGAGCCGGGCTCTGCGATCGCGGAAGCCGAGCCGTGA
- a CDS encoding sensor histidine kinase yields the protein MAPHDAPGQEAGQAAQAQGRVDLLRALDRLLAIEPEEHALRRILSALADAVPAVHAAVLLVPGDEGRLAIAAEVGGDGRPPPPADGGAGLAAGAPWVRGDPGWPLPAGARAGAAAPAGGGAVLVMGTRGEGGFDPEALALLRVAADRAGLALERGRLRRAHESAEEAARRALAEVDSRRRAVDYILGIVGHDLRNPLGAVHMSAALLQKRGGLEGWQARAIERMRSSAGRMARIIADLLSYTRTRLGNGMPIDRRPARLDEIARRPVDELGAVNPGREITVEVRGDVSGSWDPDRLEQVISNLVSNAVDHGDPASPVRVELSGEPDACVLRVRNTGPPVPPEVLEHLFEPFSRPPDEKSRKGSGLGLGLYISREIVRGHGGEISIASDGETVITARLPRSQSPAP from the coding sequence ATGGCCCCGCACGACGCGCCCGGTCAAGAGGCGGGCCAGGCGGCGCAGGCCCAGGGCCGGGTGGACCTGCTGCGCGCCCTCGACCGGCTGCTCGCGATCGAGCCCGAGGAGCACGCGCTCCGCCGGATCCTCTCGGCGCTCGCCGACGCGGTCCCCGCGGTCCACGCGGCGGTGCTGCTCGTGCCGGGCGACGAGGGCCGGCTCGCGATCGCGGCCGAGGTCGGCGGCGACGGCCGCCCGCCCCCGCCCGCCGACGGCGGCGCCGGGCTCGCCGCGGGTGCACCCTGGGTGCGCGGCGATCCCGGCTGGCCGCTCCCGGCCGGCGCGCGCGCCGGCGCGGCGGCGCCGGCGGGCGGCGGCGCCGTGCTGGTGATGGGCACGCGCGGCGAGGGCGGGTTCGATCCCGAGGCGCTGGCGCTGCTCCGCGTGGCCGCGGACCGCGCCGGGCTGGCGCTGGAGCGCGGGCGGCTGCGCCGCGCGCACGAGTCGGCCGAGGAGGCCGCGCGGCGCGCGCTCGCGGAGGTGGACTCGCGCCGGCGGGCGGTGGACTACATCCTCGGCATCGTCGGGCACGACCTGCGCAACCCGCTCGGCGCCGTGCACATGTCCGCCGCGCTCCTGCAGAAGCGCGGCGGCCTGGAGGGCTGGCAGGCGCGCGCCATCGAGCGGATGCGCAGCTCGGCGGGGCGCATGGCGCGGATCATCGCCGACCTGCTCTCGTACACCCGCACCCGGCTCGGCAACGGCATGCCCATCGACCGCCGCCCGGCGCGGCTCGACGAGATCGCGCGCCGCCCGGTGGACGAGCTCGGCGCGGTGAACCCGGGGCGCGAGATCACGGTCGAGGTCCGGGGCGACGTGTCGGGCAGCTGGGACCCGGATCGCCTGGAGCAGGTGATCTCGAACCTGGTCTCGAACGCGGTGGACCACGGCGACCCCGCCTCGCCGGTGCGGGTGGAGCTCTCGGGCGAGCCGGACGCGTGCGTGCTCCGGGTGCGCAACACCGGACCGCCGGTGCCGCCCGAGGTGCTCGAGCACCTGTTCGAGCCGTTCTCGCGCCCGCCGGACGAGAAGAGCCGCAAGGGCTCGGGCCTGGGGCTCGGGCTCTACATCTCGCGCGAGATCGTGCGCGGCCACGGGGGGGAGATCTCGATCGCCTCCGACGGCGAGACGGTGATCACGGCTCGGCTTCCGCGATCGCAGAGCCCGGCTCCCTGA
- a CDS encoding acetyl-CoA carboxylase biotin carboxylase subunit has product MSPTRPIEKVLVANRGEIAVRVMRTCREMRIPTVAVYSEADRGALHVRKADEAVFIGPAPARESYLSIERILDACRRTGADAVHPGYGFLSENAELARALDRAGIALVGPPAAAMDAMGVKTTARRNMAAAGVPVVPGSEEPFAEEAEARAFAERIGFPVMIKAAAGGGGKGMKKCDRAEDFAALWQSARREATAAFGDDRLYLEKFLEKPRHVEIQIFADQHGNCVWLGERECSVQRRQQKVIEETPSAVLDDRLREAMGEVAVRAARAVGYVGAGTVELLVDAHRNFYFLEMNTRLQVEHPVTEMVTGLDLVRMQLEVARGAPILAQEQVQRRGHAIEARVYAEDPARGFLPQPGKITYLRVPGGPGIRDDSGVYAGWVVPQWYDPMISKLVAWAPTRPQAIDRLIRALGEYVVHGIGTNLSWLAAALDHPEFRSGDYDTGFCARNAKALIRPPDPSLERVALIAAAVAAFRRERDAAEAHAARAGQGAARSGWARAGRLRALRGGGR; this is encoded by the coding sequence ATGAGCCCGACGAGACCCATCGAGAAGGTGCTGGTCGCGAACCGCGGCGAGATCGCGGTGCGCGTCATGCGCACCTGCCGCGAGATGCGGATCCCCACCGTGGCGGTGTACTCCGAGGCGGACCGCGGCGCGCTCCACGTCCGCAAGGCCGACGAGGCGGTGTTCATCGGCCCCGCGCCGGCGCGCGAGAGCTACCTCTCGATCGAGCGCATCCTGGACGCCTGCCGGCGCACCGGCGCCGACGCGGTCCACCCCGGCTACGGCTTCCTCTCCGAGAACGCCGAGCTGGCCCGCGCGCTCGACCGCGCCGGGATCGCGCTGGTCGGCCCGCCCGCCGCGGCGATGGACGCGATGGGCGTGAAGACCACCGCCCGGCGCAACATGGCCGCCGCCGGCGTGCCGGTGGTGCCCGGCTCCGAGGAGCCGTTCGCCGAGGAGGCCGAGGCGCGCGCGTTCGCGGAGCGGATCGGCTTCCCGGTGATGATCAAGGCGGCGGCGGGCGGCGGCGGCAAGGGCATGAAGAAGTGCGACCGCGCCGAGGACTTCGCCGCGCTGTGGCAGTCGGCGCGGCGCGAGGCGACGGCCGCGTTCGGCGACGACCGGCTCTACCTCGAGAAGTTCCTGGAGAAGCCGCGCCACGTCGAGATCCAGATCTTCGCGGACCAGCACGGCAACTGCGTGTGGCTGGGCGAGCGCGAGTGCTCGGTGCAGCGGCGCCAGCAGAAGGTGATCGAGGAGACGCCGAGCGCGGTGCTCGACGACCGGCTGCGGGAGGCCATGGGCGAGGTGGCCGTCCGCGCCGCGCGCGCGGTGGGCTACGTGGGCGCCGGCACGGTCGAGCTGCTGGTGGACGCGCACCGCAACTTCTACTTCCTCGAGATGAACACCCGCCTGCAGGTGGAGCACCCGGTCACCGAGATGGTCACCGGGCTCGACCTGGTGCGCATGCAGCTCGAGGTGGCGCGCGGCGCGCCGATCCTGGCGCAGGAGCAGGTGCAGCGACGCGGCCACGCCATCGAGGCGCGCGTCTACGCCGAGGACCCGGCCCGCGGGTTCCTGCCGCAGCCGGGCAAGATCACCTACCTGCGCGTGCCGGGCGGCCCGGGCATCCGCGACGACTCCGGCGTGTACGCGGGCTGGGTGGTGCCGCAGTGGTACGACCCGATGATCTCGAAGCTGGTCGCCTGGGCGCCGACCCGCCCGCAGGCCATCGACCGGCTCATCCGCGCGCTCGGCGAGTACGTGGTGCACGGGATCGGCACGAACCTGAGCTGGCTGGCGGCCGCGCTCGACCACCCCGAGTTCCGCTCCGGCGACTACGACACCGGCTTCTGCGCGCGGAACGCGAAGGCGCTCATCCGGCCGCCCGACCCGTCGCTGGAGCGGGTGGCGCTGATCGCGGCGGCGGTGGCCGCGTTCAGGCGCGAGCGCGACGCGGCCGAGGCGCACGCGGCCCGGGCCGGGCAGGGGGCGGCGCGCTCCGGCTGGGCGCGCGCCGGCCGGCTGCGGGCGCTGCGCGGGGGCGGGCGATGA
- a CDS encoding acetyl-CoA carboxylase biotin carboxyl carrier protein subunit — protein sequence MKTYVALLDGGKREVTLGVTRLATGQYEVRIGDEVHRVDAYPHDYGTLSLLVDTRSYSAMLDERGAKVHVQVDGSVFPLELLDERKLRMRRASPRASVEGRRAVTAPMPGRVVKVLVAPGDAVRAGQPLVVVEAMKMENEMRSPKDGKVVEVRVVEGQAVEGSALLCAVE from the coding sequence ATGAAGACCTACGTGGCGCTGCTCGACGGGGGCAAGCGCGAGGTGACGCTCGGGGTGACGCGGCTCGCCACCGGGCAGTACGAGGTGCGCATCGGCGACGAGGTGCACCGCGTGGACGCGTACCCGCACGACTACGGGACGCTGTCGCTGCTGGTGGACACCCGCAGCTACTCGGCCATGCTCGACGAGCGCGGGGCGAAGGTGCACGTGCAGGTGGACGGCTCGGTGTTCCCGCTCGAGCTGCTCGACGAGCGGAAGCTGCGCATGCGCCGGGCCTCGCCGCGCGCGAGCGTGGAGGGCCGGCGGGCGGTGACCGCGCCCATGCCGGGGCGGGTGGTGAAGGTGCTGGTGGCGCCGGGCGACGCGGTGCGGGCCGGCCAGCCGCTGGTGGTCGTCGAGGCGATGAAGATGGAGAACGAGATGAGGAGCCCGAAGGACGGCAAGGTGGTCGAGGTTCGCGTCGTCGAGGGCCAGGCGGTCGAGGGCAGCGCGTTGCTCTGCGCGGTGGAGTAG
- a CDS encoding acyl-CoA mutase large subunit family protein, with protein MADEKKQRWLEGTYAKAVKKGPERRPRFETSSGIREEPVYGAADVRPGLDERLGLPGEYPFTRGVQPTMYRGRFWTMRQYAGFGTAEESNKRYRYLLESGQTGLSVAFDLPTQMGRDSDHPRARGEVGKVGVAIDSIRDMEVLFDRIPLGEVSTSMTINATAGMLLAMYQAVGEKQGAAPAVLQGTIQNDILKEYAARGTYIYPPEPSLRIITDIFAYTAKVMPRWNPISISGYHIREAGSTAVQEVAFTLADGIQYVDAAVKAGLDVDAFAGRLSFFFNAHNDLLEEVAKFRAARRLWARIMKERFKAKDPRSMMLRFHTQTAGSMLTAQQPDNNIVRVTLQALAAVLGGTQSLHTNSRDEALGLPTEDSVRIALRTQQIIANESGVADVIDPLGGSWAIEAMTDEIEGRAQEYIRKIDELGGMVHAISKGYVQREIQEAAYAWQRQVEAKDQVVVGVNAFRSDDPPVPVMKVDPALEAQQVERLKALRAARSASAARGALDAVRAGARGTDNLMPLILAAVKAECTLGEISDALREVYGEYRETVVL; from the coding sequence ATGGCGGACGAGAAGAAGCAGCGGTGGCTCGAGGGCACCTACGCGAAGGCGGTGAAGAAGGGGCCCGAGCGGCGCCCGCGCTTCGAGACGAGCAGCGGCATCCGCGAGGAGCCGGTGTACGGCGCGGCCGACGTGCGCCCCGGCCTCGACGAGCGGCTGGGCCTGCCCGGCGAGTACCCGTTCACCCGCGGCGTGCAGCCCACCATGTACCGCGGCCGCTTCTGGACCATGCGGCAGTACGCCGGGTTCGGCACCGCCGAGGAGTCGAACAAGCGCTACCGCTACCTGCTCGAGTCCGGCCAGACCGGCCTCTCGGTCGCGTTCGACCTGCCCACGCAGATGGGCCGCGACTCCGACCACCCCCGCGCCCGCGGCGAGGTGGGCAAGGTGGGCGTGGCCATCGACTCGATCCGCGACATGGAGGTGCTGTTCGACCGGATCCCGCTCGGCGAGGTCTCCACCTCGATGACCATCAACGCGACCGCCGGGATGCTGCTCGCGATGTACCAGGCGGTGGGCGAGAAGCAGGGGGCCGCGCCGGCGGTGCTGCAGGGCACCATCCAGAACGACATCCTGAAGGAGTACGCGGCGCGCGGGACGTACATCTACCCGCCGGAGCCGTCGCTGCGGATCATCACCGACATCTTCGCCTACACCGCGAAGGTGATGCCGCGCTGGAACCCCATCTCCATCTCCGGCTACCACATCCGCGAGGCCGGCTCGACCGCGGTGCAGGAGGTGGCCTTCACGCTCGCCGACGGCATCCAGTACGTGGACGCGGCGGTGAAGGCGGGCCTCGACGTGGACGCGTTCGCGGGCCGGCTCTCCTTCTTCTTCAACGCGCACAACGACCTGCTGGAGGAGGTGGCGAAGTTCCGCGCCGCGCGCCGGCTCTGGGCGCGCATCATGAAGGAGCGGTTCAAGGCGAAGGACCCGCGCTCGATGATGCTGCGGTTCCACACCCAGACCGCCGGCTCCATGCTCACCGCGCAGCAGCCGGACAACAACATCGTGCGCGTCACCCTCCAGGCGCTGGCGGCGGTGCTGGGCGGCACGCAGTCGCTGCACACCAACTCGCGCGACGAGGCGCTCGGGCTGCCCACCGAGGACTCGGTGCGCATCGCGCTCCGCACGCAGCAGATCATCGCGAACGAGTCGGGCGTCGCCGACGTCATCGACCCGCTCGGCGGCAGCTGGGCCATCGAGGCCATGACCGACGAGATCGAGGGGCGCGCCCAGGAGTACATCCGGAAGATCGACGAGCTGGGCGGCATGGTCCACGCGATCTCGAAGGGCTACGTGCAGCGCGAGATCCAGGAGGCCGCCTACGCCTGGCAGCGCCAGGTCGAGGCGAAGGACCAGGTGGTCGTCGGCGTGAACGCGTTCAGGTCGGACGATCCGCCGGTGCCGGTGATGAAGGTCGATCCGGCGCTGGAGGCGCAGCAGGTGGAGCGGCTGAAGGCGCTCCGCGCCGCCCGCAGCGCCTCGGCCGCGCGCGGCGCGCTCGACGCGGTGCGGGCCGGCGCCCGCGGGACCGACAACCTCATGCCGCTCATCCTCGCCGCCGTGAAGGCCGAGTGCACGCTCGGGGAGATCTCCGACGCGCTGCGCGAGGTCTACGGCGAGTACCGGGAGACGGTGGTACTCTAG